Proteins co-encoded in one Spirochaetota bacterium genomic window:
- the rplA gene encoding 50S ribosomal protein L1, translating to MATKKREKGSKRYRKIATTVDRVKTYAVDEAVTMVKQNATAKFDETIEAVVNLNIESKHSIRDTISLPVSFGKEKKVLVFAKGEKAEEAKKAGADHVGAEDLMEKVKGGFLDFDVAIATPDLMKDVGKLGQVLGRRGLMPNPKTGTVTMNVDSTVKAFKKGRAEYRADKAGSIHMAVGKASMTPDDIKANFLAFYEDVLKKRPSDIKGDYVKRVCISSTMGAGVKLDFKKIK from the coding sequence ATGGCTACTAAGAAACGAGAAAAAGGCAGCAAGCGGTATCGGAAGATCGCTACCACGGTCGACCGTGTGAAGACGTACGCCGTCGATGAAGCGGTCACGATGGTGAAGCAGAACGCGACCGCGAAATTCGATGAGACCATCGAAGCGGTGGTCAATCTCAATATCGAGTCGAAGCATTCGATACGCGATACGATATCGCTCCCGGTGAGCTTCGGGAAAGAGAAGAAAGTGCTCGTATTCGCCAAGGGCGAAAAGGCCGAAGAGGCGAAGAAGGCCGGTGCCGATCATGTCGGCGCGGAAGATCTCATGGAAAAGGTGAAGGGCGGCTTCCTCGATTTCGATGTCGCCATCGCAACGCCCGATCTCATGAAGGACGTCGGTAAGCTCGGACAGGTGCTCGGCCGCCGCGGGCTTATGCCCAATCCCAAGACCGGAACGGTGACCATGAACGTTGACTCGACGGTGAAGGCGTTCAAGAAGGGACGTGCCGAATATCGCGCCGATAAGGCGGGCAGTATCCATATGGCCGTCGGCAAGGCGTCCATGACCCCGGATGATATCAAGGCGAATTTCCTCGCCTTTTACGAAGACGTGCTCAAGAAACGCCCGAGCGATATCAAGGGCGATTACGTGAAACGGGTATGCATATCCTCCACCATGGGTGCGGGTGTGAAGCTCGATTTCAAGAAGATAAAGTAA
- the rplK gene encoding 50S ribosomal protein L11, giving the protein MAKKVVGMVKVRIPAGEATPAPPLGPALGQKQVPIALFCKDFNAKTMKVKGQILNTVITVYDDKSYSFITKGTPTSTLILKRMKQEKGSGTPNKVKLPGVLSKKDLEEIAKEKMDYLSANDIEGAKKIVAGTARSMGVITEE; this is encoded by the coding sequence ATGGCAAAGAAAGTAGTCGGCATGGTAAAGGTTCGTATCCCCGCAGGCGAGGCGACGCCGGCGCCCCCGCTCGGGCCCGCGCTCGGGCAGAAGCAGGTACCCATCGCGCTTTTCTGCAAGGACTTCAATGCAAAGACGATGAAGGTCAAAGGGCAGATACTCAACACCGTGATCACGGTGTATGACGATAAGTCCTACAGCTTCATCACCAAGGGTACGCCGACATCAACGCTTATCCTGAAACGCATGAAGCAGGAGAAGGGTTCTGGCACCCCGAACAAGGTGAAGCTCCCGGGCGTCCTTTCCAAGAAGGACCTCGAAGAGATAGCGAAAGAGAAGATGGATTATCTGTCTGCGAACGATATCGAAGGCGCGAAGAAGATCGTCGCCGGTACCGCCCGCTCGATGGGCGTCATCACAGAGGAGTAA
- the nusG gene encoding transcription termination/antitermination protein NusG: MSEETTPTETLAASAVTNDRKWYIVHTQAGYENKVRERILKRADEAGMKDLITNVNIPSETVTELRNGRKVSREERFYPGYVLVEMVMSDVTWTLIRKTPGVAGFIGSHATTKEEGRVIPTPLKDEDVRRLFDDKTAKKKGEMPDTVKIDYEVGEKVKVIDGPFNGLNGIIEHINPDKGKITVRIEIFGRATPTEIDFMKVKKL, translated from the coding sequence ATGAGCGAAGAAACAACACCGACAGAAACGCTCGCGGCATCGGCCGTGACGAACGACCGCAAATGGTACATCGTCCATACACAGGCCGGGTACGAGAACAAGGTCCGCGAACGGATACTGAAGCGCGCCGACGAGGCGGGCATGAAGGACCTTATCACCAACGTGAATATCCCCTCCGAAACAGTTACGGAACTGCGTAACGGGCGGAAGGTGAGCCGCGAGGAGCGTTTCTATCCCGGCTACGTGCTCGTCGAAATGGTCATGAGCGATGTTACGTGGACGCTCATCAGAAAGACGCCGGGTGTCGCCGGTTTCATCGGCAGTCATGCTACGACGAAAGAAGAAGGCCGCGTCATTCCCACGCCGCTGAAGGATGAGGATGTACGGCGATTGTTCGACGATAAGACGGCGAAGAAAAAAGGCGAGATGCCCGACACGGTCAAGATCGACTACGAAGTGGGCGAGAAGGTCAAGGTCATCGACGGTCCGTTCAACGGTTTGAACGGCATCATCGAGCATATCAATCCGGACAAGGGGAAGATCACGGTGCGCATCGAGATCTTCGGCCGCGCCACCCCGACGGAGATAGATTTCATGAAAGTGAAGAAATTATAA
- the secE gene encoding preprotein translocase subunit SecE, with protein MSEKKPGRIREFLRESMKELLERSVWPSRDEVMNMTVVVIVSLIIVSVALAGVDYIISFIVRNMLTGTLATTIFGSRFGLVLLVIAGAVVLAYFGLRYLRRKR; from the coding sequence ATGAGCGAAAAGAAGCCGGGCAGGATACGCGAGTTCCTCAGGGAATCGATGAAAGAGCTCCTTGAGCGCAGTGTGTGGCCGTCGCGCGACGAGGTCATGAACATGACGGTGGTCGTCATCGTTTCGCTCATCATCGTATCGGTGGCGCTTGCCGGCGTCGACTACATCATATCGTTCATCGTGCGCAATATGCTTACCGGAACGCTTGCAACGACGATATTCGGGTCGCGGTTCGGGCTCGTGCTCCTCGTCATCGCGGGGGCTGTCGTCCTTGCGTACTTCGGGCTGCGCTACCTGCGCCGGAAACGGTAG
- the rpmG gene encoding 50S ribosomal protein L33 yields the protein MAAGKKKSEAIHLQCAECKRKNYTTVKNRQNMPEKLQLKKFCRFDKKHTMHTEIKISK from the coding sequence ATGGCTGCGGGCAAAAAAAAGAGCGAAGCGATACATCTTCAGTGTGCCGAGTGTAAGCGTAAGAACTACACCACGGTAAAAAATCGGCAGAATATGCCTGAGAAGCTGCAGCTGAAAAAGTTCTGCCGCTTTGACAAGAAGCATACGATGCACACTGAGATAAAGATCTCGAAATAG
- the nadC gene encoding carboxylating nicotinate-nucleotide diphosphorylase produces MDTFEHRLSFDDIRDDALACIDRALAEDRADADITTGAVLTGDESGIFHLISKDRGVLAGLDIFRLVFSRIDKDIVFESAHKDGAELTFRETIATVKGRVASLLKGERVALNFIQHLSGIASRTAEAVEAVKEYHVKILDTRKTVPGMRRLQKYAVCVGGGYNHRMTLNDMFLIKDNHIRAAGGVREALTRVRKNNPDRKIIEVELDSIADVKAALEILPDVVMLDNMDDIALAEAKKLLGRIVKIEVSGNITMGRLVTLGRLGVDYISIGSLTHSVKAHDFSFKMA; encoded by the coding sequence ATGGACACCTTTGAGCACCGGCTTTCATTCGACGATATACGCGATGATGCCCTCGCATGCATAGACCGTGCCCTCGCCGAGGACAGGGCGGATGCCGATATCACCACCGGGGCGGTATTAACCGGCGATGAGAGCGGTATATTCCATCTTATCAGCAAGGACCGTGGTGTGCTCGCCGGGCTCGATATATTCCGTCTCGTATTCTCGCGCATCGATAAGGACATCGTGTTCGAATCCGCGCATAAGGACGGTGCCGAGCTCACGTTCAGGGAAACGATAGCGACGGTCAAGGGGCGTGTCGCATCGCTTCTCAAGGGTGAACGGGTCGCGCTCAATTTCATACAGCATCTGAGCGGTATCGCCTCACGCACGGCGGAGGCTGTCGAGGCGGTGAAGGAATATCATGTCAAGATACTCGATACACGCAAGACCGTTCCCGGCATGCGGCGCCTGCAGAAATATGCCGTATGCGTCGGAGGGGGATACAACCACCGTATGACGCTCAACGATATGTTCCTCATCAAGGACAATCATATCAGAGCGGCTGGCGGCGTCCGCGAGGCGCTCACACGGGTGAGGAAGAACAATCCCGATAGGAAGATCATCGAAGTAGAGCTCGATTCGATAGCCGATGTAAAGGCGGCGCTCGAAATACTGCCCGACGTTGTCATGCTCGACAATATGGATGATATCGCGCTTGCGGAAGCGAAAAAACTACTCGGGCGCATCGTGAAGATAGAGGTTTCAGGGAATATCACCATGGGGCGTCTTGTTACGCTCGGGCGGCTCGGGGTGGATTATATCTCCATCGGTTCGCTCACGCATTCGGTGAAGGCGCACGATTTTTCGTTCAAGATGGCATAG
- a CDS encoding GGDEF domain-containing protein: MYTKILAQLKSIPHPFSIDRVVTLMAPVIRGELSASAVDIYFLPQRAPSLVCWYRESPATDTRTQAKVLDAFKRGTDRNADGMFAYTLHARGKRFGMVAAHLTSASIDVREGFIMLLDYFALLLYSEKLSFLANRDRLTQLYNRGFIFQTLERWTAERVPVSIVMMDVDHFKHYNDKYGHQTGDVVLKKLAAMLKEEFKGALIGRYGGEEFICAFKNGDEKKLAAAMEHIRAVTEAADFSTAEYSLRVTISLGGAVFTPGKGVTFIDTIREADEALYRSKHEGRNRVTVAGARA, from the coding sequence ATGTATACGAAGATACTTGCACAGCTGAAATCGATACCGCACCCGTTCTCCATAGACCGCGTCGTGACGCTCATGGCGCCGGTCATTCGCGGCGAACTCTCGGCTTCCGCCGTCGACATCTATTTCCTGCCGCAACGCGCCCCCTCCCTCGTGTGCTGGTACCGGGAAAGTCCCGCGACGGATACACGTACGCAGGCGAAAGTGCTCGACGCGTTCAAACGCGGGACGGACCGCAATGCCGACGGCATGTTCGCCTATACGCTCCATGCCCGCGGGAAACGCTTCGGCATGGTGGCGGCGCACCTGACGAGCGCATCGATAGACGTCCGCGAAGGATTCATCATGCTCCTCGATTACTTCGCGCTCCTGCTCTACAGTGAAAAGCTCTCCTTCCTCGCCAATCGCGACAGGCTCACCCAGCTCTATAATCGCGGTTTTATCTTTCAAACCCTCGAGCGCTGGACAGCCGAGCGCGTTCCCGTTTCCATCGTCATGATGGATGTCGATCATTTCAAGCATTACAATGACAAATACGGTCATCAAACGGGCGACGTCGTCCTCAAAAAGCTCGCCGCGATGCTCAAGGAAGAATTCAAGGGGGCGCTCATCGGCCGCTACGGCGGGGAAGAGTTCATCTGCGCCTTCAAGAACGGCGATGAGAAAAAACTGGCCGCCGCCATGGAGCATATACGCGCCGTCACCGAAGCCGCCGATTTTTCCACGGCCGAGTATTCGCTCCGGGTGACCATATCGCTCGGCGGTGCGGTGTTCACGCCGGGGAAAGGCGTCACCTTCATCGATACGATACGCGAGGCGGACGAAGCGCTCTATCGGTCAAAACACGAGGGCAGGAACCGCGTAACGGTGGCAGGGGCGCGCGCATGA
- a CDS encoding tetratricopeptide repeat protein produces MKIAYPLVIIGACLSLLGFSKKPELPENPPSGTTGTAVRPKDTERTLQERSNAAPSEMATSSSTSNAAAITSTTARIDTRDDTPVKKIRTGRIPNTNVPSLPLDDVLGRIRSNGYDATPEQKAVLAEMLAASLGTRPRNDDDLIRTAFTAADRFILLNDIPNALIWYANGMTAARRIVTALPTPSDVLMLSTGTVLTNALVSFADGLFVANAGGGNVSAYDVWDILAESTHVVSRELAADEALYASALVHYVAADHGAALDALSAIVRPERFPSIALYRALMQLSLGRYERSFREFDRISERHDTAALYHNRSLADIRAGRTNEALTGLTKAHREKPGTPVIAYNLGSIYRARHDLQKAAYYYTRASDTDPRYSPAAYALGLIFMEVEDYPRALMYLSSVESNGQSSTLVSRAPLFNNIAVCLMNMDPPQNERALQYAERAVTESAALTNSTNWTIPMHAAVLDTKADVLAALGRYSTAADTLTEAMTVLSRPTNRHPNIQGDIDEYQRKQRDYRAKTNR; encoded by the coding sequence ATGAAGATCGCATATCCCCTTGTCATCATCGGTGCATGTCTTTCCCTTCTCGGATTCTCGAAAAAGCCGGAATTGCCGGAAAATCCGCCGTCAGGAACGACGGGAACGGCCGTTCGACCGAAAGACACTGAACGTACTTTGCAGGAGCGATCGAATGCAGCGCCGTCGGAGATGGCGACGTCCTCCTCGACCAGCAATGCGGCAGCGATCACCTCCACTACCGCCCGCATCGACACACGGGATGATACGCCTGTTAAGAAGATACGTACGGGGAGAATTCCGAACACGAATGTCCCGTCGCTGCCCCTTGATGACGTGCTTGGCCGGATACGGTCCAACGGCTACGATGCCACCCCCGAACAGAAGGCCGTTCTCGCTGAAATGCTCGCAGCATCGCTCGGCACAAGACCGAGGAACGACGATGACCTTATCCGTACCGCGTTCACCGCCGCCGACCGCTTCATACTGCTCAATGATATCCCCAATGCGCTCATCTGGTATGCGAACGGCATGACCGCCGCACGGCGCATCGTTACCGCACTCCCGACCCCGTCGGATGTGCTCATGCTCTCGACAGGGACCGTCCTTACGAACGCACTCGTTTCATTCGCGGATGGTCTTTTCGTCGCCAATGCGGGAGGGGGGAATGTCTCTGCGTATGATGTGTGGGATATCCTTGCGGAGTCGACGCATGTCGTGAGCAGGGAACTCGCCGCCGATGAAGCGCTCTACGCCTCAGCGCTCGTTCATTACGTCGCTGCCGATCACGGCGCCGCACTCGATGCCCTTTCCGCCATTGTACGCCCGGAGCGCTTCCCGTCGATCGCGCTCTATCGCGCCCTCATGCAGCTCTCCCTCGGGCGATACGAGAGATCGTTCAGGGAATTCGACCGCATCAGCGAACGCCACGATACCGCAGCGCTCTATCACAACCGCTCGCTCGCCGATATCCGCGCCGGCCGTACGAACGAAGCGCTTACCGGCCTTACCAAAGCGCATCGGGAAAAACCGGGCACACCGGTGATAGCGTACAATCTCGGATCGATATACCGCGCCCGTCACGACCTTCAGAAAGCCGCGTATTACTATACGCGCGCATCCGATACCGACCCGCGCTACAGCCCCGCCGCCTACGCGCTCGGGCTCATCTTCATGGAAGTGGAGGATTACCCGCGGGCGCTCATGTATCTGTCATCGGTCGAGAGCAACGGGCAATCGAGCACGCTGGTATCACGCGCCCCCCTGTTCAATAACATCGCCGTCTGTCTCATGAACATGGACCCGCCGCAGAACGAACGTGCGCTCCAATACGCTGAACGGGCCGTTACGGAATCTGCCGCCCTGACGAACAGCACGAATTGGACCATCCCCATGCATGCGGCCGTTCTCGATACCAAAGCGGACGTACTCGCCGCGCTCGGCAGGTACAGCACCGCAGCCGATACGCTCACAGAGGCCATGACCGTACTCTCGCGTCCAACCAATAGACA